The following are encoded in a window of Gemmatimonadota bacterium genomic DNA:
- a CDS encoding superinfection immunity protein has product MEILLLLAFYAIPTILAYVSRHNNRASILVINLFLGWTVIGWIISLAMALTNNVEKRSTSNKLNKPKIAINPKPLYSAYTESQNDTRESPHDLDRSIFPKHPLFKASAFFVVIVVGLIAIAALVETISERREGPDYSKIDYSETDKLIAQRRARTDSIDRELRKTDGSRSAAAYVAAGNNLNYDDLMTDARIKAKKIDQILHSDIYPPESKRITVTGHIVNTGQNKDQYGSDTVSMSILVGSKGYMGSFNHRESQKLFGQMAALVHSKAKGGQYKDIQITISGIPALEQVSSNYTLLQNCRFIAWHLK; this is encoded by the coding sequence ATGGAAATTCTACTTTTGCTGGCATTCTATGCTATTCCGACCATTTTAGCGTATGTGTCCCGTCATAATAATAGGGCTTCCATTTTAGTGATCAATCTATTTCTTGGATGGACAGTAATTGGGTGGATTATCTCTTTAGCTATGGCCCTTACAAATAATGTAGAAAAACGATCTACTTCTAATAAGTTGAATAAACCAAAAATTGCAATAAACCCAAAACCGCTATACTCAGCCTACACAGAGAGCCAAAATGATACCCGCGAGTCACCTCACGATTTAGATCGTAGTATATTCCCTAAACACCCACTTTTTAAGGCCAGTGCTTTTTTTGTTGTAATCGTTGTAGGACTTATAGCTATCGCCGCTCTTGTTGAAACTATTTCCGAAAGACGCGAAGGACCTGACTACTCCAAAATTGACTATTCTGAAACTGATAAACTAATAGCGCAGCGTCGGGCGCGGACGGATAGCATAGATCGTGAGTTACGTAAAACCGACGGTAGTCGTAGCGCGGCTGCCTACGTAGCTGCGGGTAACAATCTTAATTACGACGATCTTATGACGGACGCCCGGATTAAAGCCAAGAAAATAGATCAAATTTTACACAGCGATATTTATCCGCCGGAGAGTAAGCGTATCACGGTAACAGGACATATTGTGAATACGGGGCAAAATAAGGATCAATACGGTAGTGATACTGTATCGATGAGCATTCTTGTTGGTTCAAAGGGGTACATGGGATCTTTTAATCATAGAGAATCTCAAAAGTTGTTCGGTCAAATGGCAGCATTGGTTCATAGTAAAGCTAAAGGTGGGCAATACAAGGATATACAAATCACAATAAGCGGCATTCCCGCATTGGAACAAGTGTCAAGTAATTACACGCTACTTCAAAATTGTCGGTTTATCGCATGGCATCTCAAATAG